A stretch of Sphingorhabdus sp. YGSMI21 DNA encodes these proteins:
- a CDS encoding NAD(P) transhydrogenase subunit alpha yields MDFISILSIFVMACFVGYYVVWSVTPALHTPLMAVTNAISSVIIVGALIAAAAGSQADGGQTAKWLGLVGVVLASVNIFGGFAVTERMLAMYKKKERK; encoded by the coding sequence TTGGACTTTATCTCAATTCTTTCGATCTTCGTAATGGCCTGTTTTGTCGGCTATTATGTTGTCTGGTCGGTGACCCCGGCCTTGCACACGCCGCTGATGGCGGTGACCAATGCGATCTCTTCGGTGATCATTGTCGGGGCGCTGATTGCGGCGGCGGCGGGATCGCAGGCTGATGGTGGGCAGACCGCCAAATGGCTGGGTCTGGTTGGCGTGGTGCTGGCGAGCGTGAATATTTTTGGCGGCTTTGCCGTGACCGAGCGGATGCTCGCGATGTACAAGAAAAAGGAGCGCAAATAA
- a CDS encoding pentapeptide repeat-containing protein, giving the protein MPKPWLPKLVLVMATLAGTTASQAESAAAGTSCASASGDIWGDGQPDIAREEVDGERIESLADFSYMTERRIADVTFIRGGRFSGWDFSGMSLPGICFEESDLSGANFAGALAPGAGFIKADLSGANMNGVHMSGVLFRNAGLKNVTAKGADFSDGHFDGGWFEGSVEGWDLDGADMSGFTFACGITVPDGCPVYQGGAKMTARGADFTDATLHSFGLHAVDLAGARIDGTIIGPRQLPYLAKSDFDGAVILRGGEYDASLTSEEAKQLLAGNVAEETAQTHPSFDCGKAASKVEREICGEYADDLRAADRAIADLYKRAKAKDAGVQNSQRAWLKQRNLCDAAEYPGDCIRESYSTRKGQLLGLLGEQDWLDRGEAALFVDDLLPLPAAMAGSDLFGKIAPVLIGASMTEILIERGDDGLYAIKGNAVGANAHLCSIYASHLYLDNSSGWYIPVSEGAANPVFRIFGNRLEIFAGGHPDYEKHPEAADIMSCGMRAGFGETIRANVSDALIERYRKSLNEDM; this is encoded by the coding sequence ATGCCAAAGCCATGGTTGCCAAAGCTTGTGCTGGTCATGGCGACGCTGGCCGGCACGACCGCTTCACAGGCAGAATCCGCGGCTGCCGGGACCAGCTGCGCTTCTGCCTCGGGCGATATCTGGGGCGACGGCCAGCCGGATATCGCGCGGGAAGAGGTTGATGGCGAACGAATAGAATCTCTCGCCGATTTTTCGTATATGACCGAACGCCGGATAGCGGATGTGACCTTCATCAGGGGCGGCCGGTTTTCCGGCTGGGATTTCAGCGGAATGTCGCTGCCCGGCATATGCTTTGAGGAAAGCGATCTGTCAGGCGCCAATTTCGCGGGCGCGCTGGCACCGGGGGCGGGCTTCATCAAGGCCGATCTGAGCGGTGCGAACATGAACGGCGTGCATATGTCCGGCGTCCTGTTCCGCAACGCCGGTCTGAAAAATGTCACGGCGAAGGGTGCCGATTTCTCCGATGGTCATTTTGACGGTGGCTGGTTCGAGGGAAGCGTCGAGGGCTGGGATCTCGATGGCGCCGATATGTCAGGCTTCACCTTCGCCTGCGGGATAACGGTGCCGGATGGCTGTCCGGTCTATCAGGGCGGCGCGAAGATGACGGCCAGGGGTGCGGATTTCACCGATGCCACGCTGCACAGCTTTGGTCTGCATGCTGTCGACCTGGCCGGCGCCAGAATCGACGGGACGATTATCGGACCCCGCCAATTGCCCTATCTGGCGAAAAGCGATTTTGACGGCGCGGTGATCCTGCGCGGGGGCGAATATGATGCGAGCCTGACCAGCGAAGAAGCAAAGCAGCTATTGGCCGGAAATGTGGCGGAGGAGACGGCACAAACGCACCCGTCCTTCGACTGCGGCAAGGCGGCCAGCAAGGTGGAGCGCGAAATCTGCGGCGAATATGCCGATGATCTGCGCGCGGCGGATCGGGCGATTGCAGACCTGTACAAGCGGGCGAAGGCCAAGGATGCCGGTGTGCAGAACAGCCAGCGGGCCTGGCTGAAACAGCGCAATCTTTGCGACGCGGCGGAATATCCCGGAGATTGCATCCGGGAAAGCTACAGCACGCGGAAAGGGCAATTGCTTGGCCTGCTGGGCGAGCAGGACTGGCTGGATCGCGGCGAGGCGGCGTTGTTTGTCGACGATCTGCTGCCCTTGCCCGCTGCCATGGCCGGGTCGGATCTGTTCGGCAAAATTGCACCGGTTCTGATCGGTGCCTCTATGACCGAGATATTGATCGAGCGCGGCGATGACGGGCTCTATGCGATCAAGGGGAATGCAGTGGGTGCCAATGCGCATTTGTGCAGCATCTACGCCTCCCATCTCTATCTCGACAATTCATCCGGCTGGTATATCCCGGTGTCCGAAGGGGCGGCGAATCCGGTCTTCCGGATTTTTGGAAACCGGCTGGAAATATTTGCAGGAGGCCATCCGGATTATGAAAAACATCCCGAAGCGGCAGATATCATGAGTTGCGGGATGCGCGCCGGTTTCGGCGAGACGATCCGCGCCAATGTCAGTGACGCGCTGATCGAACGCTATCGGAAATCGCTGAACGAGGACATGTAG
- a CDS encoding amino acid racemase, translating into MRKIGLIGGMSWVSTASYYTRINRIVQSRLGGFASPHMLIESVNFSDYARLQSDDDWDAAAGLMTRSAKRLENSGATAVLICSNAMHKIYDQVQPEVGIPILHIADCVGDRMVADGIKSATLIGTRNVMTEGFYRKRLVGKGITLSPPDEERVEEIDRIIYEELMFNQAKRDSERTMKTYITNIAKQEIEAIVLGCTELDLIVDTKANILPIYDSTEIHADAAIEWILAEG; encoded by the coding sequence ATGCGTAAAATTGGCCTGATTGGCGGGATGAGCTGGGTGTCGACCGCTAGCTACTACACGCGGATCAACCGGATCGTGCAAAGCCGCCTCGGCGGCTTTGCCAGTCCGCATATGTTGATCGAAAGCGTCAATTTCAGCGATTATGCCCGGCTCCAGTCGGACGATGACTGGGATGCAGCCGCCGGTCTGATGACCCGGTCGGCCAAGCGTCTGGAAAATAGCGGCGCCACCGCGGTGCTGATCTGTTCCAACGCGATGCACAAGATTTATGACCAGGTGCAGCCCGAAGTGGGTATTCCGATCCTGCATATTGCCGATTGTGTCGGTGACAGGATGGTCGCCGACGGTATCAAGTCGGCCACGCTGATCGGTACGCGCAACGTGATGACCGAGGGCTTCTACCGCAAGCGGCTGGTCGGCAAGGGCATCACCCTGTCGCCGCCGGACGAGGAGCGGGTCGAGGAGATCGACCGGATCATTTACGAAGAGCTTATGTTCAACCAGGCCAAGCGCGATTCCGAACGGACGATGAAAACCTATATCACCAATATTGCCAAGCAGGAGATAGAGGCAATCGTGCTGGGCTGTACCGAGCTGGATTTGATCGTCGATACCAAGGCGAATATCCTGCCGATCTACGACAGCACCGAAATCCACGCCGACGCGGCGATCGAATGGATTCTCGCCGAGGGCTAG
- a CDS encoding Re/Si-specific NAD(P)(+) transhydrogenase subunit alpha, whose amino-acid sequence MKIAVLKELADGEARVSASPETVKKFIALGATMAVEKGAGETAAVADTDYTDMGATVGTRAAVLKDADIVLAVQGPDPQSLKGMKKGAWLVASLNPFGERERVDAYAKLGIDALAMEFMPRITRAQSMDILSSQSNLSGYKAVILAANEYGRAFPMMMTAAGTVSAARCFVMGVGVAGLQAIATARRLGAQVSATDVRSATKEQIQSLGAKPIFVESVEGIEGEGSGGYATEMSEEYQKAQAELVSSHIAKQDIVITTALIPGRAAPRLISDAQIATMRNGSVIVDLAAEQGGNVEGAVAGKVVVKHGVKIVGAQNIPAMMAADSSALFSRNLYNFLSAYWDEEAKRPVLPDDDEVTIGIRLTRDGKVVNERLLG is encoded by the coding sequence GTGAAAATTGCGGTATTGAAGGAGCTCGCCGACGGCGAAGCGCGCGTGAGTGCGTCCCCCGAAACGGTCAAGAAGTTCATTGCCCTGGGTGCCACCATGGCTGTCGAGAAGGGGGCAGGCGAAACTGCCGCCGTCGCCGATACGGATTATACCGATATGGGCGCAACGGTCGGCACGCGGGCTGCCGTCCTGAAGGATGCCGACATCGTGCTGGCCGTTCAGGGTCCCGATCCGCAATCGCTGAAGGGCATGAAAAAAGGCGCCTGGCTGGTGGCCAGCCTCAATCCTTTTGGCGAGCGCGAACGGGTCGACGCTTATGCCAAGCTGGGCATTGATGCGCTGGCGATGGAATTCATGCCACGGATCACCCGCGCGCAGTCGATGGATATCCTGTCATCGCAGTCCAATCTTTCCGGTTATAAAGCCGTCATTCTGGCCGCCAATGAATATGGCCGCGCCTTTCCGATGATGATGACCGCAGCGGGCACGGTGTCCGCCGCGCGCTGTTTCGTCATGGGTGTCGGTGTTGCCGGATTGCAGGCGATTGCCACGGCCCGGCGTCTCGGCGCACAGGTCAGCGCAACCGATGTGCGCAGCGCCACCAAGGAACAGATCCAGTCGCTCGGCGCGAAACCGATTTTTGTCGAATCGGTCGAAGGCATCGAGGGCGAAGGCTCGGGCGGCTATGCCACCGAAATGAGCGAGGAATATCAGAAGGCGCAAGCCGAACTGGTCTCCAGCCACATCGCCAAGCAGGATATTGTGATTACAACCGCATTGATCCCGGGCCGCGCCGCACCGCGCCTGATTTCCGACGCGCAGATTGCGACGATGCGCAATGGCAGCGTGATCGTCGATCTTGCGGCGGAGCAGGGCGGCAATGTCGAAGGCGCTGTCGCCGGCAAAGTGGTTGTGAAGCACGGCGTCAAGATCGTCGGCGCGCAAAATATTCCGGCGATGATGGCGGCAGACAGCTCGGCGCTGTTTTCCCGCAATCTTTATAATTTCCTCAGCGCCTATTGGGATGAAGAGGCCAAGCGGCCGGTGCTGCCCGATGACGATGAAGTGACGATTGGCATACGGCTTACCAGGGATGGCAAGGTTGTGAACGAGCGGTTGTTGGGGTGA
- a CDS encoding SO2930 family diheme c-type cytochrome, whose amino-acid sequence MRLLASACAVLALALTAGAREPAGVADGVIMSDGLPRLLSDYRFFKDAAGWQPNERVVPYQLNTPLFSDYAEKYRFIYVPEGQQAQAGGDGLLEFPVGSALIKSFGYERDGKPMLLETRVLLHRADGWLALPYVWNEEQTEAKLKVAGARIPVTFTDPAGRERSISYAVPNKNQCKECHALSEAVTPIGPKARNLTRDGQLDQFAKLGLIDRAPKVDYRVPLWGETGGKLDDRARGYLDVNCAHCHNVRGSASNSGLFLTYEEDMPVRIGIHKRPVAAGRGSGSHDFDIAPGDPDGSIMIYRLNSLDPGISMPEVGRSIVHDEGVALLSEWIAEME is encoded by the coding sequence ATGCGGTTGCTGGCTTCTGCGTGCGCGGTTCTGGCGCTGGCCCTTACAGCGGGCGCGCGCGAGCCGGCGGGCGTGGCCGACGGGGTGATAATGTCCGACGGCCTGCCGCGGCTGCTGTCGGATTATCGCTTCTTCAAGGATGCCGCCGGCTGGCAGCCGAACGAGCGGGTGGTGCCCTATCAACTGAACACGCCTTTATTTTCCGATTATGCGGAAAAATACCGGTTCATCTATGTGCCCGAGGGGCAGCAGGCGCAGGCCGGTGGCGACGGGTTGCTCGAATTTCCGGTGGGGTCGGCGCTGATCAAAAGCTTCGGTTACGAGCGCGATGGCAAGCCGATGCTGCTCGAGACCCGGGTGCTGCTGCACCGCGCCGACGGCTGGCTGGCGCTGCCCTATGTCTGGAACGAGGAGCAGACCGAGGCGAAGCTGAAGGTGGCGGGGGCGCGCATCCCGGTCACTTTCACCGACCCGGCCGGACGGGAACGGTCGATCAGCTATGCCGTGCCAAACAAGAACCAGTGCAAGGAATGCCATGCTCTGTCGGAAGCGGTGACGCCGATCGGCCCCAAGGCGCGCAATCTGACCCGTGACGGACAGCTTGATCAATTCGCAAAGCTCGGCCTGATCGACCGGGCACCCAAGGTTGACTATCGCGTGCCGCTCTGGGGGGAGACCGGCGGCAAGCTGGACGATCGCGCGCGCGGCTATCTCGACGTCAATTGCGCCCATTGTCACAATGTCCGTGGTTCAGCGAGCAACTCGGGCCTGTTCCTGACCTATGAGGAGGACATGCCGGTCCGTATCGGCATCCACAAACGCCCGGTCGCCGCGGGCCGGGGCAGCGGTAGCCATGATTTCGACATCGCGCCAGGCGATCCGGACGGCAGCATCATGATCTACCGGCTGAACAGCCTTGATCCGGGCATCTCCATGCCGGAAGTCGGGCGCTCGATCGTCCATGACGAGGGCGTCGCGCTGCTCAGCGAATGGATCGCGGAGATGGAATAG
- a CDS encoding parallel beta-helix domain-containing protein: MIRSLLVATALCLSAPTLAKSINVEAGDDAQERLQEALILAEPGDVVELGAGRFDLVDGLSLDVDNVTVRGAGMDQTVLNFAGQLGAGEGLLVTSDHVVLRDFAIEDSKGDGIKSKGADNIVYYKVRVEWTRGPHKDNGAYAIYPVESSNILVDSVITIGSSDAGIYVGQSENIIVRNSVAKFNVAGIEIENSVGADVYNNVAVNNTGGILVFDLPNIPKQGGRNVRVFDNIVVDNNTPNFAPEGNIVADVPAGMGVMVMSHYEVEVFENRFAENGTGNVLIVSYTKGQDDPNYNPKPIGVRVFENDHGRAGYNPVFKGGAQLKAAFGGAIPPIIEDGTGENILIGDDVAILSLGLTAPGQSLAEARPSLVPGASEPFDGRQLKPITLPQAMEDAIR; the protein is encoded by the coding sequence ATGATACGCAGTCTATTGGTGGCCACCGCGCTGTGCCTGAGTGCCCCGACGCTGGCCAAAAGCATCAATGTAGAAGCCGGAGACGATGCGCAGGAGCGGCTGCAGGAAGCTCTGATCCTAGCCGAGCCTGGCGATGTCGTGGAACTGGGTGCGGGCCGGTTCGATCTGGTCGACGGTCTCTCTCTGGATGTTGATAATGTCACCGTGCGCGGCGCGGGCATGGACCAGACGGTGCTCAATTTCGCCGGACAGCTCGGCGCCGGTGAAGGCCTGCTGGTAACATCCGACCATGTGGTGCTGCGCGATTTCGCGATTGAGGACAGCAAGGGCGACGGCATCAAGTCGAAAGGCGCGGACAATATCGTCTATTACAAGGTGCGGGTCGAATGGACCCGTGGGCCGCATAAGGACAATGGCGCCTATGCCATCTATCCGGTGGAAAGCAGCAATATACTGGTCGACAGTGTGATCACGATCGGTTCGTCCGATGCCGGGATTTACGTCGGCCAGTCGGAAAATATCATCGTCCGCAACAGCGTGGCGAAATTCAACGTCGCCGGGATCGAGATCGAGAATAGCGTCGGCGCGGACGTTTATAATAATGTCGCGGTGAACAATACCGGCGGCATCCTGGTGTTCGATCTGCCCAATATCCCGAAACAGGGCGGCCGCAATGTCCGCGTGTTCGACAATATTGTGGTCGACAACAACACCCCGAATTTTGCGCCCGAAGGCAATATTGTCGCCGATGTCCCAGCCGGCATGGGGGTCATGGTGATGTCGCATTATGAGGTCGAGGTGTTTGAAAACCGTTTCGCCGAGAATGGCACGGGCAATGTCCTGATTGTTTCCTACACCAAGGGGCAGGATGACCCCAATTATAACCCCAAGCCAATCGGCGTGCGGGTGTTCGAGAATGACCATGGCCGGGCCGGCTATAATCCGGTCTTCAAGGGTGGCGCACAGCTGAAGGCCGCCTTTGGCGGTGCTATTCCGCCGATTATCGAGGATGGCACGGGCGAGAATATCCTGATTGGCGATGATGTAGCGATCCTGTCGCTGGGGCTGACCGCACCGGGCCAGTCGCTGGCCGAAGCCAGGCCGTCGCTGGTGCCGGGCGCCAGCGAGCCGTTTGACGGGCGGCAGCTGAAACCGATCACCCTGCCGCAGGCGATGGAAGACGCGATCCGATAA
- a CDS encoding DUF2147 domain-containing protein, whose translation MPKRNAGMLAAGLAFAALTVAAPVQAADSIQGEWITQDRDAIIKISKCGASVCGRIHKYLVRPPNGVGQKDVNNPDKSLRSRTLLGMAILTGFKPDGDIWRGKVYDPKSGRTYRSEVSLNSANSLKMKGCVAFICQGQNWTRVK comes from the coding sequence ATGCCTAAACGGAACGCCGGTATGTTAGCGGCAGGACTGGCCTTTGCCGCCCTGACGGTTGCCGCTCCGGTACAGGCCGCGGATTCGATCCAGGGTGAATGGATCACGCAAGACCGCGATGCCATCATCAAGATTTCAAAATGCGGCGCCAGCGTCTGTGGCCGCATCCATAAATATCTGGTGCGGCCGCCAAACGGAGTGGGGCAGAAGGATGTCAACAATCCCGACAAAAGCCTGCGCAGCCGCACCTTGCTCGGCATGGCGATTTTGACCGGGTTCAAACCCGATGGCGATATCTGGCGCGGCAAGGTCTATGATCCGAAATCCGGTAGAACCTATCGTTCGGAAGTCAGCCTGAACTCGGCCAACAGTCTGAAGATGAAAGGCTGTGTCGCCTTCATCTGTCAGGGACAGAACTGGACCCGGGTGAAATGA
- the dinB gene encoding DNA polymerase IV — MSDSAPDLLQRKIIHIDMDAFFASVEQRDFPELRGKPVAVGGSSKRGVVAAASYEARKFGVRSAMASVTAKRRCPDLIFVKHRFEVYREVSQQIRAIFRMHSDLVEPLSLDEAYIDVTEDKMGIGNATRIAEMIRAEIKKQTGLTASAGVSYNKFIAKIASDQNKPDGICVIKPHQGADFVAGLPVRRFYGVGPKTAERMAKLDIHTGADLRAQSQDFLSRHFGKSAGYLFRASRGVDHREVRSNRIRKSVGGERTYGDDLVSDSDMHDAFETIIDIVWNSIEKCEVRGRTVTLKAKYADFRQVTRSHSVDHYVADKNEFARIGRDLLASIMPVENGVRLLGLTLANLEGAEANAVEPPDDSEQAAFEF; from the coding sequence ATGTCCGACTCCGCTCCAGACCTGCTCCAGCGCAAGATCATCCATATCGATATGGATGCCTTTTTTGCCAGCGTCGAGCAGCGGGATTTTCCCGAGCTGCGTGGCAAGCCGGTGGCAGTGGGCGGCTCGTCGAAGCGGGGGGTGGTGGCGGCGGCCTCTTATGAAGCGCGCAAATTTGGCGTACGCTCGGCCATGGCGTCGGTCACCGCCAAACGGCGCTGCCCCGATCTGATTTTCGTCAAGCACCGGTTCGAGGTCTATCGCGAGGTGTCTCAGCAGATCCGGGCGATCTTCCGCATGCACAGCGATCTGGTCGAGCCGCTGTCGCTGGATGAAGCTTATATCGATGTGACAGAGGACAAGATGGGGATCGGCAATGCGACAAGAATCGCCGAGATGATTCGCGCCGAAATCAAAAAGCAGACCGGTCTCACCGCCAGCGCCGGGGTCAGCTATAACAAGTTCATTGCCAAGATCGCCTCGGACCAGAACAAGCCCGACGGCATTTGCGTGATCAAGCCCCATCAGGGCGCGGATTTTGTTGCCGGGCTGCCGGTGCGGCGCTTTTACGGGGTTGGCCCGAAGACGGCGGAGCGGATGGCGAAGCTCGACATCCACACCGGCGCCGATCTGCGCGCGCAATCGCAGGATTTCCTGAGTCGGCATTTCGGCAAGTCGGCGGGCTATCTGTTTCGCGCCTCGCGCGGCGTCGATCATCGCGAAGTGCGGTCAAACCGTATCCGCAAGTCGGTCGGTGGAGAGCGGACCTATGGCGACGATCTGGTCAGCGACAGCGACATGCACGACGCCTTCGAGACGATCATCGATATCGTCTGGAACAGCATCGAGAAATGCGAGGTGCGCGGACGGACGGTGACGCTGAAGGCGAAATATGCCGACTTCCGGCAGGTGACGCGTTCCCACTCGGTGGATCATTATGTCGCGGACAAGAATGAATTTGCGCGCATCGGGCGGGACTTGCTGGCGAGTATCATGCCGGTGGAAAATGGGGTGCGGCTGCTCGGACTGACGCTGGCCAATCTGGAAGGCGCGGAAGCGAACGCAGTGGAACCGCCCGACGACAGTGAGCAGGCAGCGTTCGAATTTTAG
- a CDS encoding NAD(P)(+) transhydrogenase (Re/Si-specific) subunit beta, with translation MTFFAATPALAASGEPVNPWVATAYLIAGVLFILALRGLSSPESSRTGNRFGMAGMLIAVVTTLWTHSIASLPEIAGAIAIGGAIGFVTARRIAMTDMPQLVAAFHSLVGLAAVLVGIAAYLNPGAFGILDATGEILTVSRVELGLGVAIGAITFSGSVIAFLKLNGNMSGAPIMLPLRHVINLGVLAGIIGLTAYFAIAPTVGTGAIFWTIVGLSFLIGFLLIIPIGGADMPVVVSMLNSYSGWAAAAMGFTLGNTAMIITGALVGSSGAILSYIMCKAMNRSFISVIAGGFGADSGPSEGAAKIDRPWKRGSAEDAAYMMKQAENVIIIPGYGMAVAQAQHALREMGDMLKEQGVSVKYAIHPVAGRMPGHMNVLLAEANVPYDEVFELEDINSEFAQADVAFIIGANDVVNPAAKTDKGSPIYGMPVFDVEKAKTIFFVKRSMGGVGYAGVDNEVFYMDQTMMLLSDAKKMCEEIVKAL, from the coding sequence ATGACATTTTTCGCGGCTACTCCCGCACTTGCCGCCTCCGGCGAACCGGTAAACCCCTGGGTTGCCACCGCCTATCTGATTGCCGGCGTGCTCTTCATTCTCGCGTTGCGCGGCCTGTCATCGCCCGAATCGAGCCGGACGGGCAACCGTTTCGGCATGGCCGGGATGCTGATTGCCGTGGTCACCACCTTGTGGACCCACAGCATTGCCAGTCTGCCGGAGATCGCCGGTGCCATCGCCATTGGTGGCGCGATCGGTTTCGTCACCGCGCGCCGTATCGCGATGACCGATATGCCGCAATTGGTTGCCGCTTTCCACAGCCTCGTCGGTCTGGCCGCCGTGCTGGTCGGTATCGCTGCCTATCTCAATCCCGGTGCCTTTGGCATATTGGATGCAACGGGTGAAATATTGACCGTGAGCCGCGTCGAACTGGGCCTTGGCGTTGCCATTGGTGCGATTACATTCTCCGGTTCGGTCATCGCTTTTCTGAAACTCAACGGCAATATGTCGGGCGCGCCGATCATGCTGCCGCTGCGTCATGTCATCAATCTGGGCGTACTTGCCGGAATCATCGGTCTGACCGCTTATTTCGCCATTGCCCCCACCGTTGGCACAGGCGCGATCTTCTGGACCATCGTCGGCCTCAGCTTCCTGATCGGCTTCCTGCTGATCATTCCGATTGGCGGCGCGGATATGCCCGTGGTTGTGTCGATGCTGAACAGCTATTCCGGCTGGGCCGCAGCGGCGATGGGCTTTACCCTCGGGAATACCGCGATGATCATCACCGGCGCATTGGTCGGTTCGTCCGGTGCGATCCTGTCCTATATCATGTGCAAGGCGATGAACCGCAGCTTCATCAGCGTGATCGCGGGCGGCTTTGGTGCTGACAGCGGTCCGTCGGAAGGCGCGGCCAAGATCGACCGTCCGTGGAAACGCGGTTCGGCCGAGGATGCTGCCTATATGATGAAACAGGCCGAGAATGTGATCATCATTCCGGGCTACGGCATGGCCGTGGCGCAGGCGCAGCACGCGCTGCGCGAAATGGGCGACATGCTGAAAGAGCAAGGCGTCAGCGTCAAATATGCGATCCACCCGGTTGCCGGTCGTATGCCTGGTCATATGAACGTGCTGCTGGCCGAAGCCAATGTGCCCTATGACGAGGTGTTCGAGCTGGAAGATATCAACAGCGAATTTGCCCAGGCCGATGTGGCTTTCATCATCGGCGCGAATGACGTGGTCAATCCGGCGGCGAAAACCGACAAGGGATCGCCGATTTACGGCATGCCGGTGTTCGATGTCGAGAAAGCCAAGACGATCTTCTTCGTCAAGCGCTCGATGGGCGGCGTCGGCTATGCCGGGGTCGACAACGAGGTCTTTTATATGGACCAGACCATGATGTTACTTTCCGACGCGAAGAAAATGTGCGAAGAAATCGTAAAGGCGCTCTAG
- a CDS encoding aa3-type cytochrome c oxidase subunit IV — MTSDNNLGPAQETYTSFLSMLKVGTILTAIVAIVVVILIS; from the coding sequence ATGACATCCGATAATAATCTGGGCCCGGCCCAGGAAACCTACACAAGCTTTTTGTCGATGCTGAAAGTCGGCACGATCCTGACCGCCATCGTGGCCATAGTGGTGGTTATACTCATTTCCTAA
- a CDS encoding multidrug effflux MFS transporter, translating into MMASLMSLNALAIDIMLPALGLISDDFSLPSVNDRQWTITSYIYGMAIGSILYGSLADRYGRKPVLLVTISIYTIFAILCALAWDYQLLLIGRFIQGLAASAMGVLANSIIRDRYDGDAMARSMSTIMMVFMIVPITAPLVGQMVLHVAPWKAIFLVLATAGLATFLWVSSRLPETLHPDDKTPIRFKSVASAWYNVIFNRNSFGHVIASGLMMAPLFAYIASAQQIFFDIFDAGDIFAFIFALSAGAMSIASFTNSRIVMRFGARRVSQSALIFFIFVSIVHFILAEADMLNLWSFTAVLVPSMAMVGFTGANFSSIAMQPFGKTAGVASSFQNFSRSGLSAMIGAAIGLQFDGTVLPLATGFMVCGIASLAFVFWAEEGKLFRRVQIGVTRDKLAKLDDL; encoded by the coding sequence ATGATGGCCAGCCTGATGTCGCTGAACGCGCTGGCGATCGATATCATGCTGCCAGCCCTGGGGCTGATCTCCGACGACTTTTCCCTCCCCAGCGTCAATGACCGGCAATGGACGATAACATCCTATATTTACGGCATGGCGATCGGCTCGATCCTGTACGGGTCGCTGGCGGACCGATACGGTCGCAAGCCTGTGCTTCTGGTGACCATCTCCATCTACACCATATTTGCCATATTATGCGCGCTTGCCTGGGATTATCAGTTACTGCTGATCGGCCGTTTCATCCAGGGGCTGGCCGCCTCGGCAATGGGTGTGCTGGCAAACAGCATCATCCGGGACCGGTATGACGGCGACGCCATGGCGCGGTCGATGTCCACCATCATGATGGTGTTCATGATCGTCCCGATCACGGCGCCGCTGGTCGGGCAGATGGTCCTGCATGTTGCGCCCTGGAAGGCGATATTTCTGGTTCTGGCTACCGCGGGCCTGGCGACCTTTCTATGGGTGAGCAGCCGCTTGCCCGAGACCCTGCATCCCGACGACAAGACGCCGATCCGGTTCAAATCCGTTGCATCGGCCTGGTATAATGTGATCTTCAACCGCAACAGCTTTGGCCATGTCATCGCCAGCGGCCTGATGATGGCCCCGCTTTTCGCCTATATCGCCTCGGCACAGCAGATATTTTTCGACATATTCGATGCCGGCGATATTTTTGCCTTTATTTTCGCCTTGAGCGCCGGCGCGATGTCGATCGCCAGTTTCACCAATTCGCGGATCGTCATGCGCTTTGGCGCACGCCGGGTCTCGCAATCCGCGCTGATCTTTTTCATCTTCGTATCGATCGTCCATTTCATTCTCGCAGAGGCTGACATGCTCAATCTGTGGTCGTTCACAGCGGTACTGGTGCCCTCGATGGCAATGGTCGGTTTCACCGGCGCGAATTTCAGTTCCATCGCCATGCAGCCGTTCGGCAAGACGGCCGGCGTGGCTTCCTCCTTCCAGAATTTTTCCCGTTCCGGCCTCTCGGCGATGATCGGTGCAGCGATCGGGCTGCAATTTGACGGCACGGTCTTGCCGCTCGCCACGGGCTTCATGGTCTGCGGCATCGCGTCGCTGGCCTTTGTGTTCTGGGCCGAAGAGGGCAAGTTGTTCCGGCGCGTTCAGATTGGCGTAACCCGGGACAAGCTAGCAAAGCTCGACGATTTATAG